From the Saccharomonospora marina XMU15 genome, the window ACACCTGCGGCCACGAACTCGGCAAAGCTCAACGTGGGTGACGACCGCACGTACGGCATCGCCATGCCGATCGCCATCAGCTTCGACGCACCGGTCCGGGACAAGGCGGCGGTGGAGAAGGCCCTCGAGGTGCGGACGACACCGCAGACCGAGGGTTCCTGGGCGTGGTTGGAGCAGGACACCTCGGTGCACTGGCGGCCGAAGGAGTACTGGCAGCCCGGGACCGAGGTGGACGTCAAGGCCGACCTGTACGGCGTGCACATGGGCGACGGGGTCTACGGGGCCAACGACCTGACCGTGAGCTTCGACATCGGGCGCTCGCAGATCGTGAAGGCGAACACCCAGACGCACCGGATGATCGTCATCAGGGACGGGGTGCAGGTCGCCGACTACCCCGCGAGCTTCGGGCTCGACTCCGACCCCGGCCGGGTCACCCGCAGCGGTACGCACGTGGTGATGAGCAAGCACTCGACGTACTTCATGAACAACCCTGGCTACGGCTACGAGGACTTCGAGGTCCAGTGGGCGGTGCGCATCTCCAACAACGGCGAGTTCACGCACTCCGCTCCCTGGTCGGTGGCCGACCAGGGAGTGCGCAACGTTTCGCACGGCTGCATCAACCTCGCGCCCGCCAACGCGAAGGCGTACTTCGACAGCGCGCTGATGGGTGACCCCGTCGAGATCGAGGGCAGCACGCAACGCCTCGGGCCGAAGGACGGCGACTATCACGACTGGTCCTACTCGTGGGAGGAGTGGACGGCCAAGTCGGCCCTCAGTCAGTGACGTTTCCGGGTGGCGGATTGGCTCAACAGCACGTGTGAGCAAGACCGCCA encodes:
- a CDS encoding L,D-transpeptidase, whose amino-acid sequence is MTYRVGTPGKRGIAGMALALVAALGLSACTGDGTVGGQALEQPDPPAPSAKVVAQPANGTSEVKPRDPVQLSVTDGTIKSVALKNPAGEKVEGELSDDERTWTVTEPLGYGKQYTWSGNAVGKDGKQVPIKGSFSTVTPAATNSAKLNVGDDRTYGIAMPIAISFDAPVRDKAAVEKALEVRTTPQTEGSWAWLEQDTSVHWRPKEYWQPGTEVDVKADLYGVHMGDGVYGANDLTVSFDIGRSQIVKANTQTHRMIVIRDGVQVADYPASFGLDSDPGRVTRSGTHVVMSKHSTYFMNNPGYGYEDFEVQWAVRISNNGEFTHSAPWSVADQGVRNVSHGCINLAPANAKAYFDSALMGDPVEIEGSTQRLGPKDGDYHDWSYSWEEWTAKSALSQ